Proteins encoded within one genomic window of Fibrobacter sp. UWB16:
- a CDS encoding Na/Pi cotransporter family protein — translation MILAILKMIGCLALLMFGMKTMSEGLQKLTGGHLRTVLGTMTKHRVGGLLTGTFVTAAVQSSTATTVMTVSFVNAGLLTLKQAIPVIMGANIGTTATAWIMSIFGFQFNMSSVVWPFFGLGIVLTYVRKNSVKSFGEFVFGFAFMFLGLTTLRENAVAMDLSHNQTIIDFFASTGGWGIFSTLLFLLLGGILTMCVQSSAAIMAITLILCSSGVLPIYQGIALVMGENIGTTVTSNLAALSASTQARRAALAHMLFNVFGVVWILIVFNPFVNMVCHVVGFDPTFVPQTQEEIAQASVRVTYALSGFHTAFNLCNVLLLIWFIKPMEKLICKIIKDKDDGEDFRIKFISGGLMSTAELSLFEARKEINVFAERTLEMFRFLPDLLKMKNEEDFVKLFARIEKYEGISDRFEIEIGEYLNKVSGGRLSIESKTMLQCMQKEISEIESIGDACYNMARAINRKFHLEEDFTEEQYSRIENMMKLCDQALVQMVDVIEDKPHTKASNTMTLEFEINDYRKILKDLNIEDINAQRYSYQIGVHYMDVVNDCEKLGDYVVNVVEAHVNHRLLGK, via the coding sequence ATGATACTCGCTATTTTAAAAATGATAGGTTGCCTTGCTCTCCTCATGTTCGGCATGAAGACGATGAGTGAAGGCTTGCAGAAACTTACCGGTGGACACCTCCGTACTGTTCTTGGGACTATGACAAAGCATCGCGTGGGCGGACTTTTGACCGGTACGTTCGTGACCGCCGCCGTGCAGTCTTCGACGGCAACGACTGTGATGACCGTGAGCTTTGTGAACGCGGGACTCTTGACGCTGAAACAGGCTATCCCCGTGATTATGGGCGCAAACATCGGTACGACAGCGACCGCGTGGATCATGTCGATTTTCGGATTCCAGTTCAACATGAGCAGCGTTGTTTGGCCGTTCTTTGGGCTTGGAATCGTGCTCACGTATGTCCGCAAAAATAGCGTGAAGAGCTTTGGTGAATTTGTTTTCGGTTTTGCCTTTATGTTCCTCGGCCTTACGACGCTCCGCGAAAACGCCGTGGCGATGGATTTGTCGCATAACCAGACGATTATCGACTTCTTTGCCTCGACGGGTGGCTGGGGCATTTTCAGTACGCTTTTGTTCCTCTTGCTCGGCGGCATCCTCACGATGTGCGTGCAGTCTTCGGCAGCCATCATGGCCATTACGCTTATCCTTTGCAGTAGCGGCGTGCTCCCGATTTACCAGGGCATTGCACTTGTGATGGGTGAAAACATCGGTACGACGGTGACTTCGAACTTGGCGGCTCTTTCGGCAAGTACGCAGGCTAGGCGCGCGGCTTTGGCTCACATGCTCTTTAACGTGTTCGGCGTGGTGTGGATTCTCATTGTATTTAACCCGTTTGTGAATATGGTTTGCCATGTGGTTGGCTTCGATCCGACATTTGTGCCGCAAACTCAAGAAGAAATCGCCCAGGCGAGCGTTCGTGTGACGTATGCGCTTTCCGGATTCCATACGGCATTCAACCTTTGCAACGTGCTCCTTTTGATTTGGTTCATCAAGCCGATGGAAAAGCTCATCTGCAAGATTATCAAGGACAAGGACGATGGCGAAGATTTCCGCATCAAGTTTATCAGTGGCGGCCTTATGAGTACGGCCGAACTTTCGCTCTTTGAAGCCCGCAAGGAAATTAACGTTTTTGCAGAACGCACCCTTGAAATGTTCCGCTTCTTGCCGGACCTCCTCAAGATGAAAAATGAAGAGGACTTTGTAAAGCTGTTCGCCCGCATCGAAAAGTACGAAGGCATCAGCGACAGGTTCGAAATTGAAATTGGTGAATACTTGAACAAGGTCAGCGGCGGTCGCTTGAGTATCGAAAGTAAGACGATGTTGCAGTGCATGCAAAAGGAAATTTCTGAAATCGAAAGTATCGGCGATGCTTGCTACAACATGGCTCGCGCCATCAACCGCAAGTTCCATCTTGAGGAAGATTTTACCGAGGAACAGTACAGCCGCATAGAAAACATGATGAAACTTTGCGACCAGGCGCTAGTGCAGATGGTGGATGTTATCGAGGACAAGCCGCATACGAAGGCTTCGAATACGATGACGCTTGAATTTGAAATCAACGATTACCGCAAGATA